The Electrophorus electricus isolate fEleEle1 chromosome 24, fEleEle1.pri, whole genome shotgun sequence DNA window aaaaatatatatgttaacTATAACCTACAAGCACTTAGTGTTGGCCTGAAACCTTCCCTGAGGCCGGTCTCCATAGCCTCTCTGATCCCGTGGCCCAGCTCTGGCTGGGGTGGGTGGTGCTGCAGGCTCAGGGCTGCTGCACCAGGCGGTGGAAGTGGGGCATGACTTTGCTCTCAGGCAGATAGAGGGCCATCTCCAGAGCCACCAGTACAGTGAACTCGAAGGAGATCAGCTCTCTCCTGCTAATGCGGAACCTCTCCTCCAGTTTCTGCAAAGAGAAGAGCCAGGATGAGAGGGCGTCAGTGAACGCTCTGGAGTACTCGCTCTGACTGGCAGGGCTTTATGGGAACATGGGTTTGGAGATCAGTGACTATAGCTCCAGAGCAGGATTGTGCTCAGCTATTATTTAACCACTTTACTGCATCAACATCTGTGAAGTGTTATCTAGCCAGTGTTATCTAGCACTTTGCtgtgtgtactctgtgcagGAATGAAACTAAAAGTAAATGATTATGAACTTGTCGACATTATGCTCTTTTTGACTTTTGTTAGGTGAACAGAGTCAATTATTATTGTGGGGTTCTTAAAAGAACCATCACAGAAATGGCTGTTTAATGcctttaataaaaacaacagttgtATTCATGTAGGCATGAAATTCTTGACATTCAGTAGACTGCTCAGACAGCCAGCCTGTATCGCTACAATACAATGCCAAGCTCTATTCAAGCTCTTATTAATAGAATAAAACAGACTTTGAATAATCCACAACCTTTTTGCTTTGACCTCTAATTGACTGAACAGTAGTTTATCTCCTTACACACTGGATCTTCATGGTGCTTCCATATGTGACACTAATTATGTGATTAATTGCTGTGAactgaaatataatatatatatatatatatatatatatatatatatgcagatttcaggttgtgtgtgtgtgtgtgtgtgtgtgtgtagtgagagagagaaagtatttCTAAACAAAATCTGATAGACCTCTGACCTCAAGCAAAAGACCAAAAGAAGCTGCAGGTGAACTTTTCAGGCTTTTTacgttttttcctcttttctcattTGCACTCACGTCGATAAGCTGTTTGACCTCTTGTTTCCTGAGGTCGCTGCTGATCTTGGCTGCCAGCAGGAGGCAGGCAGCCGCCACCAGCTTGCGGTTGGCCTTGCTCAGGCGGCCCTGCAGGACGAGCTTCTCGAAGTAGGCGAAGGCCACAGCCACGGAGGCCGGCTGCAGGCCGCACTCCTCCCCAGCCTCCCGCATCTCTCTCTTTAGGCTGTGGGCGCGACGCGCcgggacggacagacagacgaACAGAGTCAGTGAGGTGACTGCTCTCAAAACATCTACAGGCCATCAAAGCCTCAttaagaacaaaagaaaaataaaatgaatggcAACATTAATCGCAGTTTACTTTTGGAATGTACGGTTTCTAAAACTAGATATCTTATAAGAAACTCTAAAAACATGTCTCACATGGACATCATTTATTCACCTCTACTGGCACAGGGCCTCTCATGAGATCAAAGAATTGTGAATGTTGATGAATCAGGTTTGTACAGCTTTGTGCTCTTCATGCACAGTAGGCCTACTACAGAGCTATTTGATCTCTGATCTTCGAGTCGATCAGCGTGCATACAGCTAACGTATTCCAGCCACCTGAGTCATAGCAGCTATTGAATGAGGACCATCTGCCCTGGTGTGAATGTAGACCCCCTTGTTGCAGTCTTTAAAGAGTCACATGCCTGGTTATGACAAGCTGAACAAGTAAGTGTCTCTATAAGAGCTTGTGGAGTGGAATCTAGATATTGCCAGATCCATGTTCTCGCAGAACTGGCACTTTTTTGCAGGCTTGTACCACAGTGTTGggtcactgcgtgttatactgtgtatgactatgtatgtgacgaataaaccgaacttgaacttgagatgTTCAGGATGTTGACGTTAAGAGGGCCTGTGGCGAAGAACAAGGGTATGCTCACAGCCCTCCGGGGAGGGTTCCACTGATTACAAGAGTGTCGCTTATAGCAAAGCTTATAACCAGTAACTGTCATctcctgtgttgtgctggtgcTGAGAAGCACTGATGGAGCGATCTCTCCATGTGCTACAAACCTAGGAAAATAAGTATGGAAATCCTGCTCTGCCCAGACACCGTGATTCCCCACTCACTGTTACTGATACAACCCAAAGTAGTGGCAGAGCCACtacttttttttgccatgaTTCACTCCCTTAAACTTGTAGACCCTTCTTTGTCTGGGCCCTCTGCCTAGGCCAGTCTCCCAAGGATAACCCAAGCAAGAGCAAGAAGCTCTCGACAACAtggctctatggttcacaacatatagctctatggttcacaacatggctctatggttcacaacatgactctatggttcacaacatgactctatggttcacaacatggctctatggttcacaacatggctctatggttcacaacatatagctctatggttcacaacatatagctctatggttcacaacatggctctatggttcacaacatatagctctatggttcacaacatgagtctatggttcacaacatggctctatggttcacaacatgagtctatggttcacaacatggctctatggttcacaacatatagctctatggttcacaacatgagtctatggttcacaacatggctctatggttcacaacatatagctctatggttcacaacatgagtctatggttcacaacatggctctatggttcacaacatatagctctatggttcacaacatggctctatggttcacaacatggctctatggttcacaacatggctctatggttcacaacatgactctatggttcacaacatggctctatggttcacaacatatagctctatggttcacaacatatagctctatggttcacaacatggctctatggttcacaacatggctctatggttcacaacatggctctatggttcacaacatatAGCTCTATGGTTCACAATATATagctctatggttcacaacatggctctatggttcacaacatggctctatggttcacaacatatAGCTCTATGGTTCACAATATATagctctatggttcacaacatggctctatggttcacaacatggcTCTATGGTTCACTAGGGCTATAAGCCTCTCTCCCACGAAAAGGTCATGATCCTAGCAGGATCCTAATTTGTAAAAACTGTGCAAAATGAATTgtggaaaatgtcatttaatcTCAAAGTACGTTTAAGTGCAAAAATGTAACATCTGTAGGAGAGAGATTACTATAGTTACTGCAACAACTTAATGCCAAGCTGTGTACATCCACTGGGATAGTATAGCAAGGACGTGAATGCAGCTAATATGGATACAATATTAACCTAATGCACTATCAGCTATCAGTTATATTATTTGTTAGCagtcatgtgtttgtgtaagtgtaagtgtgcaaatctgtatgtgtgtagggatGTGTACCTTCTGATCTTGGTGAGTGTGAGCTTGATGTGAGGAAATTTCTCCTTAAAGGTTTCATTCATGTCTTTCTTCAGATCCGATGGTTTCACATACTCAATCACTGTTGTctgagagacatagagacagagtGTTACTTGCATGCTTTTGTCAGCAGTATTAAGGTGTGCATAGTGACGATATGAGCTGGTCAGACTAGGTACATTTAAGTCATAGAAGCCATGGCTTTAAAATATATCCTGACTTTATATCCAGCCTTTGTATGAAGCTCATTCCAACAGCACAAAGGCTCTGTGACATAGAGAGTCATTTAAGCCTCTTTAACTGTCTatgcatgagagtgtgtgtttctgagagagtgtgggagagagggagagagagagagagagaaagcgagaaagagagtgagggagagagggagagagagagaaagagagagtgagagtgagagagagttggaTCAACCTGATGCATGGATCAACCTGAATCTGACCCCACAGAGACACCGAAACAAATCATTCATGGATTGCTGCCAGGAACTAAACCCTTACTGACTCTCCACTTtaacaaagacagacagcatgAAGACGAGGAAGGGCTGGAGCCCTAGAACTGATCAGGCGTGACTACAGTGCGGCTTCCTCGTGTATTCTAACACATAAGATTCCTTGGACGTTTCCCTCTTTCAGTAGGTGTGTAGGCAGTTTAATAAGGACATTTTTAGCAAGTTACAATGGTGCAATTCTAACAGTCTGAATGTCCCATTACAGTTCATACCAGCATTTTGCATCCTGAAATTTTAGttgaaattatatttaacaatatattgCTTTCTTAATGGTTTGTTAATAATTTGTGACACCAAGATCATGGAAGGTTGAAATATGTACAAGAACCCtctaacaaataattttttttcctgtttaccGTGACATCCTGAGCCACCTTGGGCATTCCAGATGAGGGTTCCATGGTCGTGTGATGAATTGCGACATTCACGCGATTCGACAAATGTAAATAGTTTTGCATATGGTGAAAGCTAACGCCAAAATACTGAGTTGAGCAGCACATGCAGCCCCTAGCTTGTGCATCTCCGTCCCAGAGTGCAATTCACCCGACTCTCCCATCTCTTCACACGACTGCTACTCCTGAACCCCCAtgcccctccctccatctcaccATATAGGAGGCAAATATCAGGACTCTCTTGTGCTTCCCGCAAGGCCACTGGGGGTCACTCAGCAGGTTGGGGTCATACTCAGAGTCATCCAGACCTGGAAAAGACCACGTGCATAGAAACACCACCATTAGAACTGCTGTATATTATATTCGGGGGGGCTGATTAGGCAAATACGAAATTAATTGGGTTCATGGTATGGTATAATTGTTTACCATATCTACTATCTATACTATAAATTCACAGATTAGTCAATTCCTTCCAATTATTGTAGCGCCATTAACCAACATTTTTCATCTTTCCATTCATACTGCTGAACTGCCTGCTTTCTGGAAAGCAGCCTCTGTACATCCTCCTTTTAAGGATGCTGATCACTAAAGCAAAATGGATAAAGCCCTGCAACAGTTTACATGAGCATCATCTAAGTTTCTGGACAAACCTGATAACAAGCAACTAACTCACTAGCTTAAGGTGCAGGCCATCTTACTATATAAATGAGCTTATATTGGAGTCTCTGATATGGTTTTCACTGTGTAAATATAAACCTCCATCTCTCACCACTGCCATGTGTCTAAAAGCATTTTCCAGAGCTCAGTACCTGGTCCCACTTTCATCTCCCAATTTATTAACGATATTCCTCATCTCGTTAATAACTCTCGCATGCATTTATATGGCGATGATAATGTTGTATGCTACTGGTCCATTTCCTGACACAGTGTTATGTTCCCATCAGGATATCTTCCTCAAAGTTAATCAGGCTTTTACTGGTCTTCATTTATCAGTAAACACAGCCAAAATTAAAGTTATCTTGCTTGGCCAGAAGGGCACTGTGCTCACTCCCAGTTCTGAAATGACCGCTCCTTGAACACTCCACTTCTCTCTGTATTGTCTGGGTGAACAGTCCTCTCTGCGCACTCACTGTAACATCTGCTGGCTTACACTTCTTTATGAAACTCTTCTTGTATTCTCACGCCCCTTTTTAAGTCAGTTATTGCAGTTTCTGTGCACAAGTAAGACATCCTCCCTTTGCATCACAGCAAAGCCCACAGTAAATCCAACTCATCCTTTGGCCTGTTGTCACGTCAGTCGGCTGCACCCAAAGGCTGGATACATCCGCATGTGTTACTGCTATGAAGGGCTTACTTAaagacaattttaataatacctgtaaatgttttacttctgttcAGTTCATGTAGCTTCTGTTTGATAACTCTGGTATATaactctttttgtttgttgtattttgttatttcttttcaAGTTTTCTTCCACTCCatgttttccctctttctctacaAGTGACTTCTGGTACTTGCAAACAAGATATAGTTCTTAATGTCTTGCTTggttaaaatgtaaagtgtttaacaaagctaaaataaaagttaaacaatttaaaaataatgatacagacacacatgcacatgcatgcagataTGCAAAGagtgcaataataataattaaaaaactacATAGTACAGGACACGTGGTTCGGTTTGTTTCAGAAGATACGAAACAAACAGTAAAACCGAACGTAAAACTGCTAGGCCACGctcggccaccagagggaggcacCGAGCCGCTTCTCAGTCATTTGGAGTCATCGTCGACACATGCGGCTTGTTATTACGGTTGGCCCGTCTTTCAGCAGGTTACTGCTTGCGCCTATGGCCACAAATCTTGAAATATGAACATCTTTTCATCTTGTATACGGTATACCGTTAGTTGTTCTAATGACATTTAACAAATGTTATGTTCGTCAAAGAGTATTATTTTCACCGTGACCATGACCTATAACGGATGAAGAGGGCAATAGAAGTGTGAGCCGCTGTAGCAGCTCAGCCGAACCAGAGCAGGTACGATTGAGGTACGCTGATAATGCGTACAGGCTGTCAGATAAACTCATTTAATCTAATATGCCTTTGGTTGGCTAACCTATCTACACAAAATCTGCTAGGCCTTCAGGGCCATAACTAGCTCTGAGACCACTGAGGTCTGGACCTCAGTATTTTTGGAAGATTCGTCCCCTGAAGTATTTTTACAATTATGAGATTGAGCGCGAAGTGTACTCTGCATTCTAAAGCTATTTAATCAGCAGTGACAATTGTTTCCCTGCTGAACTCAGATCAGCTTTTACCTGCTATTAGCCAGATTCCTAATGACAATGCatttaatgcaaataaaagcatgaaatgGGAAGTGAATGAAGGATAtacagttacaaaaaaaaaagtaggcaTACATCATTTTGTGTTCTGGATGTAAAAGCTTATTTAGTTAAAAAGGGTTTGAAGAATTAAAAGGACATTATAATAAAAGCATGAAACTGACACGAACTAGTCGAGGAATTGGAACACATCGTTACCTTCCATCCTACACACAttctacagtgtgtgtgtttttttcctctatgTGAAGTTGGCTGGATCCCATTTCTACAGAAGGGGTGCCCAGTCTGGTCCTGGTGATATGCAGAGTTTGGTGCTAAATTAGGATCCGATTTGGGCAGCCCTGTTCTATATAATGGACCTTCAAAAATATTGACCCTGTTCACAGCCCTTGGAAACATTTGTTGGGTCACACAGTGTAGAAATAATATGTTTTGATGGTAGGATCATAGGATGGTTATGATCATAACATTTATAtctgtacctttttttttgttgaatcCTTACGAATGATGACACATGGCTGAATGAATACAGGATGATAATATATTAGTATAGCCCAGTAATTTTGATGGGTTAAGAGTAGCCTGTTCTCTGTGGAGCACATTGCTATAATCTACACAGCCATGTACTGTCTCAGTTTTCTGGTCTGCATGGTTTTATGTTGGAACACAAGTAATCTGTTCTCCATTGTATGCCTTTGAAATTGTAGCAATTCTCTCTACATGAGCACCAAGCAAATTTCaaaagtttgttttaaaatgtttggttgGAAGCCAGGTGGCTTATATAGTTAAATTGCTTCAGCATATTATAgtataactatataataataataaactggaagtcaaaaatgtattgctcaaatgtttattgtatttactGATGCGTGCAAAACTCCAGTGAATTTTAGGGAATGGACAATGAAGAGTGTGTTTTGAATGTCCTCTAGACGTGGTAACTATCACACCGCTTTGATGTACTTTTGTGAGCTTTCCATGCACTCAACACTGGTCCTCTTTCCTGTTCACAGCCCACTGACTGTAACCAACTATTGCAGTACTTTTTCTTTGCTAAGTGTTTTTCACAATGATGAAATATATATGAGAATGAGCATGCCCTGAGTCACTGTGATGGACATTGTGTCATCAGAGCAATTCTTTTTGATCGCCAATGTGaaagtaataatataaaaatgaccAGATTATTATAAGTGATCTGACCTCCATCAAGGTTTCTGCATATGACCATATTGTAATTCTAATCAACGCTTCAGGTGTTGTTCCTCCTCAGTAGTTCCTAAAGGAGTGCTTTGTAAACTTCCCCCTTGGTCCTCACCTTCGGTTACTTTTTTCAGGCACAGGGACCCACTGCCTCCACCCCGCCCGCCCAGGAACTGAACTGCGCAATATGCAGTACTGTAGCACGTGACCTCCTGCAGAGCCTCAGCTGAACCCTCTGAAGGTCCTTGACCTTACCGGGGTGACGCAGAGCCGTTGAAGCAGGAGGTTTGTCCAGTGTTCCTGCGCCCCACTCCAAATGCGACGGGCATGGTCGAGAACTGTGCTGCCCTCTAACCACCATCGTCCGACGACCTTGCAGGCTGTCCTGCTTTTTCATCTCCCATCGGAATCCCACGCCTTTCCTTTCATCTCCGCGTCTCGCTCAGTACAGTCTAATTCTGAAGCGGTAGGTGGAGGACAGGAGGAAGGATTCCTCAGACCTCACAATAAATCAGGTCCCACAGCCATTTAATGTCACCTGGGTGACAAGTAGAATTGCCATCCACATTTTAGATTCAGTCTGTGCTTAATCATGCACTGAACGCATCCTGTGGTGTTAAATCTTTGTAAAAGTCATTTGTTAGTAACATGTAGATCTGCCAACACTTTTCTAGCTGATTTTTAGAAGTAATCGATTTTTGGAACAATAGCCTTGTTCATTTTAGTCCTCATAAAGGTACAAAACCATCTGTGAGCCTGCAACCCTGTGCTGATCCCTgtgccgacacacacacacacacacacacccacccacccacccacccacccaccctgctTGCTCTTTCATGTCCTCCTTGAGAGtgtaaaataaattttgcaCCTGTGGTGAACATCACAAATAAAAAGCCATTTTCACGGTTTTGCCGCTACTTATACGATGAAGTGAGCTGCACCTCTGGTTAGAGTTTCCTCCTCAGATGGGTGGCTGAGGTTTAGACctggtgctgctctgtgtgggCTGTGACAATGTACCTTTTATCTCCATAAACTCTCATGAACATTACTCAGAGCtggaggaagatgatgatgatgaagtcAAAGAGCCGCATGTGAACAGCTGTGAGGAGAGATGCACTCAATGCTGTGAATTACCTACTGGGACCTGGCTCACTGTGTACTCGTCATTCCTTAATTTCTGTTGCATTATTTATTGTGAATATTagtattatgattattattaatttctttGGTTTTACTATTCCAGTTCCTTACTACAAAGAAAGCTGAATATAAAAACTGCATGAATAATATATTGCTAGCTAGGAAAttagttaattatttttattttatttaaaaatgttattaaaaaactTGTGAAACCAGACAAGCTCACTACATAGTTTCATCAACCTGGCACAGTCCAGAGTTGCTGAAAAACATTTGGTACAATTGCAGACGTATTTACTAAAACTAGAATTATCTAATAGAGGTACCAGCTAAAATAAAGTTCTTAAAACCAAGATCTGAGTTCTGCAAGAAGGGCGCAAGCTCTGTTTGCTTGACTTGTCTTGTTACATGTATAGGAAACACTTTTCACAGATTGAAAGTGCCTTTGCTTGCAATGCGTATTCTTACATTTGAAGTGTGGGTGTAATCAAACCATAGACTACAGTTGTACAGGTGACGATCCAACAGTACAAAGGAAGAAACGATTTTGTTTTATCGCCATTTTGTCTTTCATATCTTGAACCTAAAGGATCTGGTATTCTCATCAGGcagatttaaacatttcatgtcCTAAGGCATATATTAATTATGGAAAGTATTGTAATAAACTCCAGTTTGCTCTAACATGGAAAACAATTAACcacaaatatgcacatgtatacctgctctctctttcgctcgcacgcacgcatgcgcacgcacacatacacatcatttCCTGaagcattttttcttcttttgttcaTAAGAATATTACAGTAGGTGAAAAGCAGCCCGGAAACTGCTTCTTGAGACTCTTTTCAGGCATCCTGTAGCCTCACGTACAACCGCCGTATTTTCTAACAGTACCAACATTCGATACGAAGCACATGGTTACAAAGCTTACAGACCATCAAACAGGAGCCttcagttaaattaaaaaataacaatctGTACCGACACCAAAATGGCAGCTGCACGTCTCGGGCGTTTGACAACGCTGATGCGATGGTTTTAATCGCCCTTTGCTGAGAGACTTCCAGAAGGTGTGAGCAGTGGAAAACAGCCTCTTGTCAACTTCCTCTCCTCCCACCAGCGCACCCTcttgcctccctccctctccatctctttttcttttatgtccCCCAGGAACTGGTCCACACAGCAATTGGTGATACTCAAACCATCACCCACACTGGAAGAAAAGATGACAATGTAAGCGAGATCAATGTGCAACTTTGAAAAAACCTTTTCCGTTAAGACTGCACATGCTACTGCTTCTGAAGGACCGTTGAGCTAGTTGCTGGGCATGGAGCCCTTTTGTGTGCACACCGCCGATGTCCAAGCCTTGACTATGTCCCCCACAATCCTTGGGGTGGTGTCAGTGTTTTGGCGTCAAACTCAAAGTGTCCGAGTTCGTCTGCTGCTGCGTTATCCTCCTTCCTCAAAACTGTACACCCAGCTCATGTGTCCCAGTTCTCACTACATTCCCCACAATCCTCAGTCATGTAAAGGTAGGAATTAATAGACTCCTTCAGGCCTTCACTGACAAGTGTGTCCTCCACTCCGTCCTTTTTGGGCCCAAAGATCACAGAGCtgtaaaaggaaacaaacagaaataatacaattttataatgattattttattgtattctctctctcttgacctaggtttcagcactgactGACTGTTGTTTCTAGCAGTATCTTGGTTTAAGAATATTTCTGGACCTTAACCTATTTGTACTAGCTAAGGATACTTTTCTAGGTAGAGAAGTAAAGCGTTATTGGTGGCACTGTAGCAGGGCATACGGGGTGGGGGTTTAAACAGTGGACAAATGCATTAACAGCTAGATTTTAACAAGACAAATCACAAATGCCCTCATAGCCTATATAGCTTATTCCTTTACATTCAACTTGGCCactgacaataaaataaatcaatatttaaaaataaatagaaataaaagtcCACAAGTGCCTGAAACTTTTGGCAGTCTTGTAATCAAGGACAGATTTTATAGCAAATCTGTTTGTTGTTCCGCTGAAGGTAACGAGTGAGATGTAGTTTTACaggctgtactgtactgaaGCAGCTCACCTGCTGACTTCCTTCCAGTTGAGTGTGGGCTTGCGAAGGGCAACAGGAGGGGGCCCACTCACTACTGGCACGTTGTTAGAACCCTGAATGAAGCAGGGCTCtctcagcacacagcacaggccaTCGGACACTTCTGAGCAGAAAGCatcccgacacacacacacacacacacacacacacacacacacacacacacacacacacacacacacgttttataATACTTCACATAAAGGTCAACTCAATAT harbors:
- the LOC118240704 gene encoding CDK5 and ABL1 enzyme substrate 2-like; protein product: MVVFLCTWSFPGLDDSEYDPNLLSDPQWPCGKHKRVLIFASYMTTVIEYVKPSDLKKDMNETFKEKFPHIKLTLTKIRSLKREMREAGEECGLQPASVAVAFAYFEKLVLQGRLSKANRKLVAAACLLLAAKISSDLRKQEVKQLIDKLEERFRISRRELISFEFTVLVALEMALYLPESKVMPHFHRLVQQP